The Thunnus maccoyii chromosome 9, fThuMac1.1, whole genome shotgun sequence genome includes a region encoding these proteins:
- the LOC121903541 gene encoding uncharacterized protein LOC121903541: MTYLGQGHRGSGSGSTQDELKVLQQVNGGENICVFKGLVTPGEQFQFVSQRHRGYPFSATLYVNGIMLARISSCCEYRYAPGFQQGKKSCFRLVWLAGGIPCYRCTSLRNKYSSCQQLNNGTKENLILPLEQSPGNGTKPGSTIESCSSSPLFMPAKPEKKSVRRTRKHTKEGGGGSTDSEDPAVAGIKEISKKKRHKGQTNQKASKGKTAGNSRGEEGHDSKGSEVSRRSTVTEKCESLASSAREEQKNEKTTSNVSAPPTEKLRSNKTSKVHESLQDEEALTKQNREKQKDLGSNGKSRDGERLKDFYEECVEMSAALEQVPNKHNWFKANILERCRLQKRLSSCPKASGSDVELSAESDTVLQPDGEPDKEEDKASQGSGEIEPVKEQDLQAQLEAMMTVLSTSDEVEQLVLRNTGLTDDLLLGLAGALKSSLSEVTLLNLNLNLIGPYGAHILLDVLRVKPQVKSLHLFGNKLRDHGVLTLLNGIAELQEQTVRAAAAIQQAMLFSSEQNMLTHLPAGWSSVRVFAILELDIGGNSLSSDGVKVLASYLRHHSHLQYLGLAQTSGADLAAWKELFDSLRGNSSLTQIILDENNLGDPGVRLLADMLRVNMSVRQLDLDRNGISDVGGNDIMGALLCRTQFPLRHLSLQDNNISAGLMSRIQEEVKYK; the protein is encoded by the exons ATGACCTACCTAGGACAAGGCCACCGGGGGTCAGGGTCGGGGTCGACTCAAGATGAACTAAAAGTATTGCAGCAAGTTAATGGAGGGGAGAATATCTGTGTCTTCAAGGGCTTGGTGACTCCAGGAG AGCAGTTCCAGTTTGTCTCTCAGAGACACAGAGGTTATCCCTTCAGCGCTACCCTGTATGTTAATGGTATCATGTTGGCCAGAATCAGCTCCTGTTGTGAGTACCGCTATGCTCCTGGCTTCCAACAGGGCAAGAAGAGCTGCTTCAGACTTGTGTGGCTGGCTGGTGGGATACCCTGTTACAG aTGTACAAGTCTTCGAAACAAATACAGCTCCTGCCAGCAACTGAACAACGGCACAAAGGAGAACTTAATTCTCCCTCTAGAGCAGAGCCCTGGCAACGGTACAAAGCCTGGAA GCACCATCGAGTCATGTTCATCATCCCCTCTGTTTATGCCCGCCAAACCAGAGAAGAAATCAGTGAGGAGGACAAGAAAACACACCAAGGAAGGTGGCGGTGGATCCACAGACAGCGAAGACCCCGCTGTAGCTGGGATTAAAGAGATCTCAAAGAAGAAGCGACACAAGGGTCAAACTAATCAGAAAGCGAGCAAAGGCAAAACAGCCGGAAATAGCAGAGGGGAAGAGGGACATGACAGCAAGGGCTCCGAGGTCTCACGGAGGTcaacagtgacagaaaaatgtgaaagtctAGCATCGTCTGCCAGAGAGGagcagaaaaatgagaaaacaaccAGCAATGTCTCAGCGCCGCCGACAGAGAAGCTGCGATCGAACAAGACAAGCAAAGTTCATG agtCATTGCAGGATGAGGAAGCACTGACTaagcagaacagagagaaacagaaggaCCTGGGATCAAATGGGAAAAGCAGAGATGGGGAAAGACTGAAGGACTTCTATGAAGAATGTGTGGAAATGAGTGCTGCGTTGGAGCAGgtcccaaacaaacacaactggTTCAAGGCAAACA TTCTGGAGAGGTGCCGGCTCCAGAAGAGGTTGTCATCATGCCCCAAAGCTTCAGGCTCAGATGTGGAGCTCAGTGCAGAAAGTGACACTGTCCTGCAGCCTGATGGGGAGCCAGACAAAGAAGAGGACAAGGCCAGCCAGGGCTCTGGCGAAATAGAGCCTGTTAAAGAACAAGACCTGCAGGCACAG CTGGAAGCGATGATGACAGTCCTGAGCACATCTGATGAAGTGGAGCAGCTGGTTCTGAGGAACACGGGCCTGACAGACGACCTTCTGCTGGGCCTGGCGGGGGCCCTGAAGAGCAGCTTGTCGGAGGTCACGCTGCTCAACCTCAACCTCAACCTCATCGGCCCATATGGTGCTCACATCCTGCTGGACGTTCTGAGAGTGAAGCCTCAGGTCAAAAGTTTACA CTTGTTTGGAAACAAACTGCGTGACCATGGAGTGCTGACCCTGCTGAACGGAATAGCCGAGTTGCAGGAGCAAACAGTAAGAGCTGCTGCCGCCATCCAACAGGCAATGCTTTTCTCATCGGAGCAGAACATGCTAACTCACCTCCCTGCTGGGTGGAGCTCTGTCAGGGTTTTTGCAATTTTGGAACTGGATATCGGAGGAAACAGCTTGAGCAGCGACGGGGTGAAGGTGTTAGCATCATATTTAAGGCATCATTCGCATCTGCAGTACTTAGGGCTGGCTCAGACAAGTGGCGCTGACCTCGCAGCTTGGAAGGAACTTTTCGACAGCCTCAGAGGAAACAGCTCACTAACACAGATCATTCTAGATGAGAACAACTTGGGAGACCCCGGGGTCAGACTGCTGGCCGACATGTTGAGAGTGAACATGAGCGTGCGGCAGTTGGACCTGGACAGGAACGGCATCAGCGACGTGGGAGGAAACGACATCATGGGGGCGCTGCTTTGCAGGACGCAGTTTCCCCTGAGGCATCTGAGCCTTCAGGATAACAACATCAGCGCAGGGCTCATGAGTAGGATACAGGAGGaggtaaaatataaatga